TATTGGTCAGCAAACCTGTATAACCCGTTCCAGGCACCAGTGAAATACTGCCAATCTGATCTTTTTGTGTTTTGATGAAATACGTTCCGTCAAACTTAACACGACCTTTAAACAACCACAAATCAAGCCCTGCTTCTTTCGTGATCGAATGCTGCGCTTTGATATTAGGGTCAACCAGCGAACTCGTAAGACTTACCGTATTGGCCGCTCCCCAAGGGCTTGCGTCATATGTATAGGTATCAACTGATCTTTGTTTTACCAAACCGTTACCCACGTCAGCAATGTTAATACGAGGCTTTACCAAGGTAAATACTTCCGGGAAATGGATTGATTCAGAAGCTACCCAGCTCAAAGATGCCGATGGATAGAAATAATGGATTTTTTCTTCCGGCAAAATTCCTTTCCAGTCGTTACGCCCTGTCACATCCAGGAATAATTTCTCATCCCAACCAACCGTTGCATAAGCATATACGCTTTGAGACTTTGTCGTTCTAAAAGGCCAGTTGTTGGCTGCAACCGTAGTTAATGTTCCGGCTTTTATATTCGATACGGCGAATAATCCAGGAGAGTTCAGGTCACCACCGGTAATTTCAGAACTCGTTGTATTATTGAAACGATAGTTACCACCGGCAGATGCACTCACAGAAAGTCTTCCAAAATTTTTGTTATAAGAAAGAATCACATCAGAGTTAGCTTCAATACTGCTGTTATCTCCTGTAACATAACCTCCAAAAGCATCCCCTTTGGCGCCCCACGATTGTCTCATTTCATAAAGTTCTTTCACATTTTCCATCCCTGTTCTTGCCAAAAGAGAGAAATTGTCCGAAAGTTGCCAGTTTAACTGGATTTTTCCGAAGAAATTGTCACGGGTAAATCGGTGCAGTTTTTCATAGGTAGTAAACCAAGGGTTATCGTTGGCAACATCTACACCATTGTCTTTCATGATCGATCCGTTTTGCTTCACACCTTCAAAACCTGTCAGCCAATAATCTTTCATATCGGATAGCGGCTGTAAATTTGTGGGTAAGTTGAAAAGCAAATTATTCAATACACTATTAGAACCCGTTGTATTTTGTTTGTTCGGAGAATAGGTATGGATGTAACTTGAACTAACCGATACATTTATCTTTTTAGTCAGGTTATAGTCAGTATTCAGCGTGAAAGATTTCTGCTCCGTTTTTGTATTTGGCATAACACCAACGTTGGTCATATTTGAAATACCCAAACGGAAGGCACCTCTGTCAGAATTGCCAGTAATGGCTACGCTATTGTTCCAGGTGTGTCCGGTTTGAAGATAAGCCTTAACTCTGTTCTCTTTTGAGGAAGTCATTGGCCCATTGGCCCATTTTTTGTTTTTCACATCCCAGTAATCCGATGAAAACGATCCATCAAGTTTCGGGCCCCAGGTATCTGTATTGTCATACTGCCATTCATTGGCTCTTTCACCCTGGCCAAACTCAGTTTGTTCCTGAATAAACTGGTAGGCTTTTTCCTGTGAGAAAGAAGTTGAGTAAGAAACTCCAAGCCCTCTTCTTCCGCCTCTACCTGATTTTGTAGTGATCATTACAACACCATTTCCACCCTCAGCTCCATATAATGCACCCGCGCTGCCTCCTTTCAGGATGGTCACAGAGGCGATGTCATTCGGGTTTAACTGGGAAAGAATATTACCAAAATCGACACCATCCTTATTGGTAGTTGATTGGGCACCTACCTGGATACCATCAATTACATATAACGGCTGTGAATTCAGGGAAACATTTGTTCCGCCAGGACTTGTTGTAGGCATTGTACTTGTTCCACGAATATTGACAAGTACCGACGAAGTAGGATCGCTACTCAAATTGGTAAAATTCACACCGCTTACTTTACCATCCAGCGACTTCATTAAACTTGGGTTTGACGCTTTCACAAGATCTTCGCTTTTAACCTCTGCGACAGAATAAGCAAGGGATTTTTTCTCACGGCTGATTCCAAGGGCAGTTACAACCACTTCCTTTAAGTTTTCAGCACTGGGTGTGATCACAAAATCCAATATACTGCGACCGTTCACAGGGACATCCTCCTGATTGTATCCAACAAAAGAAAAGACAAGGACCGGGTTGGTACCAGTTACCTCAATCGAATAAGTTCCGTTTGCATTGGTTGTCGTTCCTATCTGTGTGCCTTTCAGGATAATGTTAACACCAGGCATTACAGCGCCATCATCTTTGGATGTCACTTTACCTGTAACTACATTTTGTGCGCTGGCCACCGAAATACCAACTCCGGCCACAAGGACCAGGAGAAATAATCGTCTGAGCACACGCTGAGCAATAGAGTTTGAATTCATAACTTTTAGAATAATAATTGGACAAAGACAAGCGTAAAAGGGTTAATAGAGTTTTTTAATAAGCATCGTTTTTAAACAGGTTTTTTCATTACAACTTTCACGGGTTAGTTTTCTCCTGATCTTTGATTTCATGGTTTCCTGCATTTTCTTTCAGGAGCCGGTCGAAATAAATTTCAAGAGCATCGGAATACTTTTGCTGTTCGTCTTCATTTTTCACACCTTCCAGCAGTTCACCCAGTTCTTCCCCTGAAATCTTGTTAGCGATCAGTTTGTTGATCAAATTTTCAGCCCGGGAATGTGTCATTTTTATTAGCTGGTTAGTTGTTGTATGATACTCTAAGCCCGAAAGAAGAGACTATTATTATATCCTGTTTTTTTTGAAAGATAACTTTTAGTTAATAGTGGAAACAGTTCATATTTTCTCTTTACAATTCAGTTTATTTACCCGGACAGCATCATCCCAACCGATTTAAGCGTAATTTTGAGAAAGCAAACAATACGGTTACAATCAAAATATCGTTTCAAACTGAAACACGGGCAGAGAAGAATGAAGGAAACAGTACGTTATCAAAATTTTTACTTTTTATTTTTAATCCTTCTTCTCACCGGACCGGTCTATGCCCAGATCCCTTCGGCAGGCCAAACGCCGGCTGTAATCATTGGAAATATCACGGTTGAAGGAAATCACCGAACCATGGACCGCATTATTCTCAGGGAAATGGCGATTCAGTCCGGTGATACAATTCCTCAGGATAAACTTGCTGAAACGCTGGAAATTGACCGGCGAAAAGTAATTAATACCAATCTTTTTGTAATAGTAGAATTACTGCTCAAACCAAATGAAGATTCTGTCCGGACTGATATCCGGATTGTGGTAAAAGAACGCTGGTACTTCATAGCAACCCCTGTTTTCCAACTCGCCGACCGGAATTTCAATGAATGGTGGTATGACCGTAACCGTGATTTCAGCAGGACCATTTATGGTATTTATATGAGTTACGGAAATGTGACAGGTCGCGCTGACAAACTTCGGCTGGTTGCAGAATTTGGTTTTATTCCAAAATTTGAAGTTTCCTATTCGCTACCCTATCTGGATAAAGCCCAAAAAACGGGAATCACGGTTGGAGCATCTTATTCAATTAATAAAACAATGGCTTTTCGTACTTGGAGAGATAAATTGGATTATTTCAACAGTGAAGACATTAACAAAAAACGGTTTTATACTTTCGTAACACTTACGCGCAGAAATAAATATTACACCTATCACTCGCTGGATCTGCGTTGGAGCGGCACATCGATCACAGATACTATTGCGGCACTTAATCCCAATTATTTTCTGAAAGGAAGAACCCGGCAAACTTATTTCCAGGTAACCTATTCGTACAGTTACGATAAGCGCGATAATTACCAATATGCTTTGCGGGGAAGAGTTGGAGGAATCCAGTTTTCCAAAATCGGACTTTTGCCATCTGATGAAATTAACCAGGCTTACGTTTATGGTTCCTTCAAACAATACTTTGCTTTGGGTGGTAGGTGGTTTGCAAATTCCGGAGTGCGCGG
The nucleotide sequence above comes from Dyadobacter subterraneus. Encoded proteins:
- a CDS encoding POTRA domain-containing protein — translated: MKETVRYQNFYFLFLILLLTGPVYAQIPSAGQTPAVIIGNITVEGNHRTMDRIILREMAIQSGDTIPQDKLAETLEIDRRKVINTNLFVIVELLLKPNEDSVRTDIRIVVKERWYFIATPVFQLADRNFNEWWYDRNRDFSRTIYGIYMSYGNVTGRADKLRLVAEFGFIPKFEVSYSLPYLDKAQKTGITVGASYSINKTMAFRTWRDKLDYFNSEDINKKRFYTFVTLTRRNKYYTYHSLDLRWSGTSITDTIAALNPNYFLKGRTRQTYFQVTYSYSYDKRDNYQYALRGRVGGIQFSKIGLLPSDEINQAYVYGSFKQYFALGGRWFANSGVRGRFSIPKKQPYLQTVGMGYRNDLVRGYELYVVDGQDYALIKNELKYKLFSVQKHFSWVPIRQFNTLPLAVYINSFADAGYVKNYYPQFSNTSLGNKGIYGGGIGLDVVTFYNIVARFNQTFNAKGDRRFFFSIGREF
- a CDS encoding SusC/RagA family TonB-linked outer membrane protein — translated: MNSNSIAQRVLRRLFLLVLVAGVGISVASAQNVVTGKVTSKDDGAVMPGVNIILKGTQIGTTTNANGTYSIEVTGTNPVLVFSFVGYNQEDVPVNGRSILDFVITPSAENLKEVVVTALGISREKKSLAYSVAEVKSEDLVKASNPSLMKSLDGKVSGVNFTNLSSDPTSSVLVNIRGTSTMPTTSPGGTNVSLNSQPLYVIDGIQVGAQSTTNKDGVDFGNILSQLNPNDIASVTILKGGSAGALYGAEGGNGVVMITTKSGRGGRRGLGVSYSTSFSQEKAYQFIQEQTEFGQGERANEWQYDNTDTWGPKLDGSFSSDYWDVKNKKWANGPMTSSKENRVKAYLQTGHTWNNSVAITGNSDRGAFRLGISNMTNVGVMPNTKTEQKSFTLNTDYNLTKKINVSVSSSYIHTYSPNKQNTTGSNSVLNNLLFNLPTNLQPLSDMKDYWLTGFEGVKQNGSIMKDNGVDVANDNPWFTTYEKLHRFTRDNFFGKIQLNWQLSDNFSLLARTGMENVKELYEMRQSWGAKGDAFGGYVTGDNSSIEANSDVILSYNKNFGRLSVSASAGGNYRFNNTTSSEITGGDLNSPGLFAVSNIKAGTLTTVAANNWPFRTTKSQSVYAYATVGWDEKLFLDVTGRNDWKGILPEEKIHYFYPSASLSWVASESIHFPEVFTLVKPRINIADVGNGLVKQRSVDTYTYDASPWGAANTVSLTSSLVDPNIKAQHSITKEAGLDLWLFKGRVKFDGTYFIKTQKDQIGSISLVPGTGYTGLLTNIGDVTNKGFEFGLNLTPIKTKDFSWDISTSFTHYKAKITRLSDQFAPNGYVFTSYDGKTMVKIAKGEEIGSIYEQNPILRVKEGQYKGMMLLDSDQGKVQLSSDERDRGRLGNFNPDFILGINTTLKYKQFSLGIVGSLRKGGKYVSVNQQYLESNGRAESTLSSGPNNPYWMGGRDAAHGGLPWPAVGSSTYAAINSNNDSKRSTAVQDAVYVKGVFVNPNHTGADAVTDADYIVNGADKNNTFYDFPYNGYGDIIWDFASTRTYSATNFKLRELSFAYTVPGTVTKKYFLNNLMLSVYGRNLFQWNKSGRHEDPESAFSGVGTSQGILRATLPSIRSYGFKVSVDF